The uncultured Cohaesibacter sp. genomic sequence GGTTGCTTGTCCAAAGCCAACCGAGATCGTCGTGACCGGCATCGACAAACAGGCCGTTGGCCAGGTTGCTGCAGAGATCCGCAAATATCGTAGTCCTGAGCCTTACAAGGGCAAGGGCGTGAAATATAGTGATGAATATATCTTCCGCAAGGAAGGTAAGAAGAAGTAACGGAAACTTATTATGGCGAAGGCACTATCTCAGTTTGAGCGTCGTCGTGCACGTGTACGTCGCGCCCTGAAAAAGACTGCCAACGGCCGTCCGCGTCTAAGTATCAACCGGTCTTCCAAGCATATTTACGCTCAGATCATTGACGATGAAAATGGTGTTACGGTTGTAGCAGCATCTTCCATCGAAAAAGATCTTCGTGAAAAGCTGAAAACCGGCGCGGACAAAGCCGCCGCTTCTGAAGTTGGCAAGCTGATCGCAGAGCGAGCAGTTGCAGCCGGCGTGAAGGACGTGGTCTTTGATCGTGGTGGATATATCTACCACGGACGTATCAAATCGCTCGCAGATGCTGCGCGCGAAGGCGGATTGAATTTCTAACGCGTCGGGCTACCGATTGCTCAGACG encodes the following:
- the rplR gene encoding 50S ribosomal protein L18, whose amino-acid sequence is MAKALSQFERRRARVRRALKKTANGRPRLSINRSSKHIYAQIIDDENGVTVVAASSIEKDLREKLKTGADKAAASEVGKLIAERAVAAGVKDVVFDRGGYIYHGRIKSLADAAREGGLNF